The proteins below are encoded in one region of Segatella copri:
- a CDS encoding SDR family oxidoreductase, translating into MNKIALITGATSGIGEGCARRFARGGYNLILTGRNTGKLEILKKELEAEGVEVLALAFDVRNREAAKKAVDYIPEEWRNVDVLINNAGLARGLEPEYEGDFEDWDQMIDTNIKGLLTMTRLIVPGMVERNHGHVINIGSVAGDAAYAGGNVYCATKAAVKAITDGLRIDVAHTKVRVTNVKPGLVETNFSNIRFHGDQNRADNVYRGIEPLNGDDVADVAFYAASAPEHVQIAEVLVLATHQANGTVIHRS; encoded by the coding sequence ATGAATAAAATTGCTCTTATTACAGGCGCAACAAGCGGTATTGGCGAAGGTTGTGCACGTCGTTTTGCCCGTGGCGGCTATAACCTGATTCTTACAGGTAGAAACACGGGAAAGTTGGAAATCCTGAAGAAAGAACTCGAGGCTGAGGGCGTTGAGGTGCTTGCCTTGGCTTTCGATGTGCGTAACCGTGAAGCTGCCAAGAAAGCGGTGGATTACATCCCTGAGGAGTGGCGCAATGTGGATGTGCTTATCAATAATGCGGGACTCGCACGTGGATTGGAACCTGAATATGAGGGCGATTTTGAAGATTGGGACCAGATGATTGATACCAATATTAAGGGCCTCTTAACCATGACTCGCCTGATTGTACCTGGTATGGTGGAGCGTAATCATGGTCATGTAATCAATATAGGTAGTGTGGCGGGTGATGCTGCTTATGCAGGAGGTAATGTATATTGTGCTACCAAAGCGGCTGTAAAGGCTATTACTGACGGCTTGCGCATTGATGTGGCACATACGAAAGTGCGTGTTACCAATGTGAAACCGGGTTTGGTTGAAACAAACTTCTCTAACATCCGTTTCCATGGTGACCAGAACCGCGCAGACAACGTTTACCGCGGCATAGAGCCTCTGAACGGCGATGACGTAGCTGATGTCGCCTTCTATGCTGCAAGTGCCCCAGAACATGTGCAAATAGCTGAGGTGCTGGTTCTTGCTACGCATCAGGCTAATGGAACCGTGATACACAGAAGCTAG
- a CDS encoding histidine phosphatase family protein, which yields MTKLYLVRHGETVDNKAQIMQGQTPGKLNMKGIEQAEEVARKMADTPIDVFVSSDLYRSIQTCEIIAGSHPVVTTPLLRERDWGDFTGKFIPDLPKDPKDWPDNIETLEKMKSRAQNFLTWLKVTYPDQTVLAVGHGIINKAIQSVYYKRPMNQIEKMANAEVRVLIL from the coding sequence ATGACAAAATTATATTTGGTGCGCCATGGTGAAACGGTGGATAACAAGGCGCAAATTATGCAGGGACAAACACCGGGAAAACTCAATATGAAAGGTATTGAGCAGGCTGAGGAAGTGGCCAGGAAAATGGCGGACACACCTATCGATGTTTTCGTATCGAGCGATCTCTATCGCAGTATACAGACCTGTGAAATTATCGCCGGCTCGCATCCCGTTGTCACCACTCCCTTGCTCAGAGAGCGCGATTGGGGCGATTTTACGGGTAAATTCATCCCTGACCTGCCGAAGGACCCAAAGGATTGGCCGGACAACATAGAGACGCTGGAAAAGATGAAATCAAGAGCCCAGAATTTCCTTACCTGGCTCAAGGTTACTTATCCTGACCAGACCGTTCTTGCTGTGGGGCATGGCATCATCAATAAGGCTATCCAGAGTGTTTATTATAAACGTCCGATGAACCAGATAGAGAAAATGGCGAATGCTGAGGTCAGAGTCCTTATTCTTTAA
- a CDS encoding DUF308 domain-containing protein, producing MKVIHSSIFRAVCAIIVGVLLIQYREQTVTWITIAIGVLFFLSGVISLASYWAAKRNAEKMQGQILSDSNGKPIMGMLPKFPLVSVGSLILGLLLALMPQVFIAWLMFILAFILILGALTQFVNLASAAKMGRVGILFWLFPSALLLLGLLAIIKPSAIASAPLFIIGWGMLIYGVVELLNAFKVSNNKRIWLKNQQQKQDSKEIYVDVEEVKNEE from the coding sequence ATGAAGGTAATACACAGTTCAATATTCCGCGCAGTATGCGCCATCATCGTAGGAGTCCTGCTCATCCAATATCGTGAGCAGACTGTCACCTGGATAACCATCGCCATCGGTGTTTTGTTTTTCCTTTCAGGTGTCATCTCCCTTGCCAGTTATTGGGCAGCCAAGCGCAATGCAGAGAAGATGCAGGGCCAGATTCTGTCTGATTCCAATGGTAAGCCTATCATGGGCATGCTGCCTAAATTCCCGCTTGTGAGCGTAGGCAGTCTTATCCTGGGATTGCTGCTTGCCCTGATGCCTCAGGTGTTTATCGCCTGGCTGATGTTCATCCTGGCGTTCATCCTGATTTTGGGCGCTCTGACCCAGTTTGTCAACCTGGCTTCAGCAGCTAAGATGGGACGCGTAGGCATTCTCTTTTGGCTCTTCCCTTCAGCCCTTCTTCTGCTGGGTCTGCTCGCCATCATCAAGCCTTCAGCCATCGCCTCTGCTCCTCTTTTCATCATCGGTTGGGGTATGCTCATCTATGGAGTAGTAGAGCTTCTCAACGCCTTTAAAGTCTCCAACAACAAGAGAATCTGGCTGAAGAACCAGCAGCAGAAACAGGATTCAAAGGAGATTTATGTGGATGTAGAGGAAGTGAAGAACGAAGAGTAA
- a CDS encoding transglycosylase domain-containing protein — MNKIKSLFAWLWQKFRVFCTWYKGLYQGRAWYTKTLVALASCIVAFILYLGAVDINFLWLFGKSPGYFSGILDPQTSEASEIYSADGKLIGKYFNENRTPVEYDEVTPDFFKALVDTEDERFYKHIGIDPIGVFAAAKDALLHHNGRGASTITQQLAKNMFRVRSQYSTGLLGKIPVLRLLIIKSKEWIIAVKLETVFSKKEIITMYANTVDFGSNSYGIKTAAKTYFNTTPKELTTGQAAVLVGMLKATTYYNPRTNPENSLARRNTVLYNMVTHGDLSKDRYNELKDEPIKLDFKVEENYDGQAKYFREAVANYLKDWCKDEGYDLYTSGLKIYTTIDTRMQKYAEDAARKQMKQVQQNFNNHWSIRRTQAGKGNWMGQDPWQDENHNVIPNFIQGTAERQPFYKALIARFPDNPDSVNYYYKEWVHPVKVFDYDKGSITMNMTSEDSIKYMTTFMHCAFVAMEPQTGAVKAWVGDIDFDHWKYDKVTAERQPGSTFKLFVYTEAMNQGLTPCDKRRDEYISMEVYDKKKHEMTIWRPSNANGSFSGDSIPLKSAFAKSINSVAVRLGQEMGIKRIIETAKKMGINSPLDDTPSLALGSSDVNLLEMACAYSTIANNGKHHDPVLVTKIVDHDGKVVYEGPTDSEQVIPYKSAFLMQQLLQGGMKEPGGTSQSLWGYVGNYRDTEFGGKTGTTNNHSDAWFMCVSPKLVVGAWVGGEYRCLHFRTGALGQGSRTALPVCGYFLQSVFGDPAFQQYHGKFDKPQDSDITRDMYICASYAPKPKVDTTKVDSTAFQEEIVLDDEGNPIIREVPAKKAESESANGTATTEEKKEKKKAKPTEQPVNFDDL, encoded by the coding sequence ATGAATAAAATTAAGTCTCTCTTTGCCTGGTTATGGCAAAAGTTTCGCGTATTCTGTACCTGGTACAAAGGATTGTATCAGGGCAGAGCGTGGTATACCAAGACCCTCGTTGCCTTGGCAAGTTGTATAGTCGCCTTCATCTTGTATCTGGGCGCAGTAGATATCAACTTCTTATGGCTCTTCGGCAAGTCACCTGGCTATTTCTCAGGCATCCTGGACCCACAGACCTCAGAGGCCTCTGAAATCTATTCGGCTGATGGAAAGCTCATCGGCAAGTATTTCAACGAAAATCGTACTCCGGTAGAATATGATGAGGTAACACCTGATTTCTTCAAGGCACTGGTAGATACCGAGGATGAACGATTCTACAAGCATATCGGTATCGACCCTATCGGTGTGTTTGCTGCTGCCAAGGATGCACTCCTCCATCATAACGGGCGCGGTGCTTCTACCATCACACAGCAGCTGGCGAAGAACATGTTCCGTGTACGTTCGCAATATTCTACCGGTTTGCTGGGCAAGATTCCTGTACTCCGCCTGCTCATCATCAAGAGCAAGGAGTGGATCATCGCGGTTAAACTCGAAACGGTGTTCAGCAAGAAGGAAATCATCACCATGTATGCTAATACGGTAGATTTCGGTAGCAATTCCTATGGTATCAAAACCGCTGCGAAGACCTACTTCAACACCACCCCTAAGGAGTTGACCACCGGTCAGGCTGCCGTGCTCGTGGGCATGCTCAAAGCTACCACCTACTACAACCCACGCACCAACCCGGAGAACAGTCTTGCACGCCGCAACACCGTATTATATAATATGGTGACACATGGCGATCTCTCAAAAGACAGATACAATGAACTGAAAGATGAGCCTATCAAGCTCGATTTCAAGGTAGAAGAAAACTACGACGGACAGGCTAAATACTTCCGTGAGGCAGTAGCCAACTACCTGAAAGACTGGTGTAAAGACGAAGGTTACGACCTCTATACCAGCGGTTTGAAGATTTATACCACCATCGATACCCGCATGCAGAAGTATGCAGAAGATGCAGCCCGCAAGCAGATGAAACAGGTACAGCAGAACTTCAACAACCACTGGAGCATCCGCCGTACCCAGGCAGGCAAAGGCAACTGGATGGGTCAGGATCCTTGGCAGGATGAGAACCACAACGTGATACCAAACTTCATCCAGGGCACCGCCGAGCGCCAGCCATTCTATAAGGCATTGATAGCCCGCTTCCCTGATAATCCCGACTCAGTAAACTATTACTATAAGGAGTGGGTTCACCCGGTTAAGGTATTCGATTATGACAAGGGCAGCATCACGATGAACATGACATCAGAAGACTCCATCAAGTATATGACCACCTTTATGCACTGCGCCTTTGTAGCCATGGAGCCACAGACCGGAGCAGTAAAGGCATGGGTGGGCGATATCGACTTCGACCACTGGAAGTATGACAAGGTAACAGCCGAGCGCCAGCCTGGTTCTACCTTCAAGCTCTTTGTTTATACCGAGGCAATGAATCAGGGTTTAACCCCTTGTGACAAGCGTCGCGACGAATATATCTCTATGGAGGTATACGATAAGAAGAAGCACGAAATGACCATCTGGCGTCCATCCAATGCCAATGGTTCGTTCTCGGGCGACAGCATCCCATTGAAGAGTGCCTTTGCCAAGAGTATCAACTCTGTGGCTGTAAGATTAGGACAGGAGATGGGCATCAAGCGCATCATCGAGACAGCCAAGAAGATGGGTATCAACAGTCCGTTGGATGACACCCCTTCTCTCGCCCTCGGTTCCAGCGATGTCAACCTCCTGGAGATGGCATGCGCCTACAGCACCATTGCCAACAATGGCAAGCACCACGACCCGGTATTGGTTACCAAGATTGTAGACCACGACGGTAAGGTGGTTTACGAGGGCCCTACCGATTCAGAGCAGGTGATACCTTACAAGAGTGCCTTCCTCATGCAGCAGCTCTTACAGGGCGGTATGAAGGAGCCGGGAGGTACATCCCAGAGTCTCTGGGGCTATGTAGGCAACTACCGTGATACCGAGTTCGGTGGCAAGACTGGTACCACCAACAACCACTCCGATGCCTGGTTCATGTGTGTGAGCCCTAAGCTCGTAGTTGGTGCCTGGGTAGGAGGCGAATACCGCTGTCTCCACTTCCGCACCGGAGCATTGGGTCAGGGTTCGAGAACCGCTCTTCCTGTGTGCGGTTACTTCCTCCAGAGTGTCTTTGGCGACCCAGCCTTCCAGCAGTATCACGGCAAGTTTGACAAGCCACAGGACAGCGATATCACCCGCGATATGTACATCTGTGCAAGCTATGCACCAAAGCCAAAGGTAGATACCACCAAGGTAGACAGTACCGCCTTCCAGGAAGAGATCGTTCTCGATGACGAAGGCAACCCTATCATCCGCGAAGTTCCTGCCAAAAAGGCTGAAAGCGAATCTGCCAACGGTACAGCCACCACAGAAGAAAAGAAAGAGAAGAAGAAGGCCAAGCCAACGGAGCAGCCTGTCAACTTCGATGATCTTTAA
- a CDS encoding AAA family ATPase, with translation MIDLDNPELQNALQIIQFTRRSLFLTGKAGTGKSTFLRYIAANTKKKHIILAPTGIAAINAGGSTLHSFFKLPFHPLLPNDSMYSVRNIRNTLKYNSEKIKIIREVELIIIDEISMVRADIIDFLDKILRVYCRNMREPFGGKQLLLVGDIFQLEPVVREDDRRLLSPFYRSSFFFDAKVFEYFKLVSIELKKVYRQSDPVFISILDHIRTSQVPMQDLQRLNQRVGAQLDESDSKLAITLSTRRDTVDYINDSQLQCLPGEPCLFRGHIQGEFPESSLPTPIELYLKTGAQVIFIKNDIEHQWVNGTLGTIIGFDEDEDAKIYVRTEEGKDVMVEPAAWSNMRYHFNEVEKKIEEEEIGRYEQYPIRLAWAITVHKSQGLTFNQVKIDFTGGVFAGGQTYVALSRCTSLEGISLQEPLRQSDVFVRNDVKQFARHYNDQSTINTALTQSKADKQYHDAVKAFDRGDMQSALDNFFLAIHSRYDIEQPLAKRFIRKKLNRVNELQAENELLREEIRKKDEEKEKQQKFLKRLATEYVIMGKECEKEGMKEAAIMNYRKALTLYPEHPEAKKRLLKVKK, from the coding sequence ATGATTGATCTCGACAACCCGGAGTTGCAGAATGCACTCCAAATCATACAGTTTACCCGTCGCTCGCTTTTCCTTACCGGAAAGGCGGGGACGGGTAAATCTACTTTTTTACGTTATATAGCCGCCAATACCAAGAAGAAACATATCATTCTTGCCCCAACAGGCATTGCGGCCATCAACGCCGGAGGAAGCACGCTCCACAGCTTTTTCAAGCTTCCTTTCCACCCGCTGCTGCCCAACGACAGCATGTATTCCGTCCGCAACATCCGCAACACCCTGAAGTATAATTCAGAGAAGATAAAGATTATACGCGAGGTAGAGCTCATCATCATCGATGAGATCAGTATGGTTCGTGCCGATATCATCGATTTCCTGGACAAGATATTGCGGGTATATTGCCGCAACATGCGAGAGCCTTTCGGGGGCAAGCAGCTGCTTCTGGTGGGCGATATCTTCCAGCTGGAGCCTGTGGTAAGAGAGGACGACCGCCGTCTGCTCAGTCCCTTCTACCGCAGCAGTTTCTTCTTCGATGCCAAGGTGTTCGAATACTTCAAGCTCGTGAGCATCGAACTCAAGAAGGTATACCGTCAGAGCGATCCCGTTTTCATCAGCATCCTCGACCATATCCGCACGTCTCAGGTGCCCATGCAGGATCTACAGCGCCTCAACCAGCGCGTGGGAGCCCAGCTCGATGAGAGCGATTCCAAACTTGCCATCACCCTCTCTACACGCCGCGATACGGTAGATTACATCAACGACAGCCAGCTCCAGTGTCTTCCGGGAGAGCCTTGCCTCTTCCGTGGCCACATACAGGGCGAGTTTCCGGAGAGCAGTCTCCCTACCCCTATCGAGCTTTACCTCAAGACGGGGGCTCAGGTTATCTTCATCAAGAATGATATCGAGCATCAGTGGGTGAATGGCACGCTGGGCACCATCATCGGTTTTGATGAGGACGAGGATGCCAAGATTTATGTGCGCACCGAGGAAGGCAAGGATGTGATGGTGGAGCCTGCGGCATGGAGCAACATGAGATACCATTTCAATGAGGTTGAGAAAAAGATTGAGGAGGAAGAGATTGGCAGATACGAGCAGTACCCCATCCGTCTGGCTTGGGCGATAACGGTTCATAAGAGCCAGGGCCTCACCTTCAACCAGGTGAAGATTGATTTCACGGGTGGTGTCTTTGCGGGCGGACAGACGTATGTTGCCTTGTCCCGCTGCACCAGTCTCGAGGGCATTAGTCTTCAGGAGCCGTTGCGTCAGAGTGATGTTTTCGTGCGCAATGATGTCAAGCAGTTTGCCCGTCATTACAACGACCAAAGCACCATCAATACAGCGCTTACCCAGAGTAAGGCCGACAAGCAGTATCATGATGCCGTCAAGGCCTTTGACAGGGGCGATATGCAGTCGGCTCTCGATAACTTCTTCCTTGCCATCCACAGTCGTTATGACATCGAGCAGCCGCTTGCCAAGCGTTTCATCCGCAAAAAGTTGAACAGGGTGAACGAGCTTCAGGCAGAGAACGAGCTGTTGCGTGAAGAAATAAGAAAGAAGGATGAAGAGAAGGAGAAGCAGCAGAAGTTCCTCAAGCGCCTTGCCACGGAGTATGTGATTATGGGGAAGGAGTGCGAAAAAGAGGGCATGAAAGAGGCTGCCATCATGAATTACCGCAAGGCCCTCACCCTTTATCCTGAGCACCCGGAGGCGAAAAAAAGGCTTTTAAAGGTAAAAAAGTAA
- a CDS encoding putative LPS assembly protein LptD, producing the protein MRKQSTIAMLLLAAISCMMVANPGMPDSKKKKKKEKTETVDSVGDSVFVDSLGNEIKPKLKQADDTTQMDSLQKAIWKHNKVVDDSIRLDSIARKKQGGVDAPVNYQADDSLVYDAKNKVAYLYGNSNVKYTNMDLSSDRISMDMDKSNVKAMGTPDSTAEGGIKGKPVFKMGSDTYDTDTIKFNFKSKKALINNVYTEQQDGFLTGMKSKRDSSGVIYLQHGRYTTCDDPHPDFYISLSRAKVRPGKDVVFGPAYLVVCDVPMPLAIPYGFFPFTKSYSSGFIMPTYGDETARGFYLRDGGYYFAMNDKWDLKLLGEIYTKGSWGLSAASNYRKRYKYSGSFFFSYQDTKNGDKGMPDFTEQESFKLQWSHRQDSKANPYSSLSASVNFATSSYERNNLNSLYNPQTMTQSTRTSSVNWSTSFSSIGMTLSSTANLSQNMRDSSIAMTLPDLNISISRFYPFRRKKMVGDEKWYEKIAMSYTGHISNSINTKEDKLMHSSLIKDWRNGWQHQIPVSATFTLFKYLNVNPSFNFTDRMYTNKVERSWDEASQTEKCDTIYGFNNVYNWNMSVGLSTKLYGFYIPNRKLFGDKIQAVRHVFTPTVSFSYAPDFGASRYGYWDTYQKTDADGNVSLVSYSKYANALYGAPGKGKSGNISFTLGNNIEMKVKSDKDSTGYKKLSIIDAFDINMSYNTAAKVRPWSDMNINLRLKWWKNYTFNMNAVFATYAYELDDQNNVYVGTHTEWGKGRFGRFQGMSQNFSFTLNPEKLKKLFGGGDDEDDKKDSQRNDDDDEGLDTDIESNVDDSMEKGKTAAKKGGKAETDSDGYMAFKMPWSLTFGYGVTMREDTRREKFNEKTMRYAYKFTQTLNMSGNVRISDGWNISFSSGYDFDNHKISMTTASLARDLHCFNMSCSVVLAPYTSYNFTFRCNAATLTDALKYDKRSGYSNAVQWY; encoded by the coding sequence ATGAGAAAACAATCGACGATAGCTATGCTGCTGCTCGCTGCCATCTCGTGTATGATGGTGGCTAATCCGGGTATGCCCGATTCGAAAAAGAAAAAGAAGAAGGAGAAGACGGAAACCGTGGACAGCGTGGGTGACAGTGTGTTCGTAGACTCGCTGGGCAACGAAATAAAGCCCAAGCTGAAACAGGCTGACGACACCACGCAGATGGACTCGCTGCAGAAAGCTATATGGAAACATAATAAAGTGGTGGATGACAGTATCCGCCTCGACAGTATCGCCAGAAAGAAACAGGGTGGAGTAGACGCACCGGTTAACTATCAGGCGGACGACTCTCTCGTATACGATGCCAAGAACAAGGTGGCATATCTCTACGGAAACTCCAACGTGAAGTATACCAACATGGACCTCAGTTCCGACCGCATCTCCATGGATATGGACAAGAGCAACGTGAAGGCGATGGGTACACCCGACAGTACGGCGGAGGGAGGCATCAAGGGCAAACCTGTCTTCAAGATGGGTAGCGATACCTATGATACCGACACCATCAAATTCAACTTCAAGAGCAAGAAGGCCCTTATTAATAATGTATATACAGAACAGCAAGACGGATTCCTGACCGGTATGAAGTCGAAACGCGACTCATCGGGAGTCATCTATCTGCAGCACGGAAGGTATACCACCTGCGATGATCCGCATCCCGACTTCTACATCTCGCTCTCCCGAGCCAAGGTAAGGCCGGGCAAGGATGTGGTATTCGGACCAGCCTATCTCGTGGTGTGTGATGTGCCTATGCCGCTTGCCATCCCTTACGGCTTCTTCCCGTTCACCAAGAGCTACAGCAGCGGTTTCATCATGCCAACCTACGGTGATGAAACGGCACGAGGATTCTATCTCAGAGATGGCGGATATTATTTCGCCATGAACGATAAATGGGACTTGAAGCTGCTGGGCGAGATTTATACCAAGGGATCGTGGGGACTCTCGGCAGCCAGCAACTACCGAAAGAGATACAAATATTCGGGTTCCTTCTTCTTCAGTTACCAGGATACAAAGAACGGCGACAAGGGAATGCCAGACTTTACCGAGCAGGAGAGCTTCAAACTGCAATGGAGCCACCGCCAGGACAGCAAGGCAAACCCATACAGTTCACTTTCGGCAAGTGTGAACTTCGCCACATCGAGCTACGAACGCAACAACCTCAATTCGCTCTACAATCCGCAGACGATGACGCAGAGTACGCGAACCTCATCTGTTAACTGGAGCACCTCGTTCTCAAGCATCGGTATGACGCTCAGTTCCACCGCCAACCTCTCGCAGAACATGCGCGATTCATCCATCGCCATGACGCTGCCCGACCTCAACATCAGCATCTCCCGCTTCTATCCGTTCAGAAGAAAGAAGATGGTGGGCGATGAGAAATGGTACGAGAAGATAGCCATGAGCTATACGGGACACATCTCTAACAGCATCAATACTAAAGAGGATAAGCTGATGCACAGTTCACTCATCAAGGACTGGCGCAACGGATGGCAGCATCAGATACCGGTGAGCGCTACATTCACGCTCTTCAAATATCTCAACGTGAACCCATCGTTCAATTTCACCGACCGTATGTATACCAACAAGGTGGAGAGATCATGGGATGAAGCCAGCCAAACGGAGAAATGTGATACCATCTACGGTTTCAACAACGTGTATAACTGGAACATGAGCGTAGGTCTCTCTACCAAACTCTATGGTTTCTACATACCAAACCGCAAACTCTTCGGAGATAAGATACAGGCTGTGCGCCACGTGTTTACGCCTACGGTGAGCTTCAGTTATGCCCCAGACTTCGGAGCTTCACGCTACGGCTACTGGGACACCTACCAGAAGACCGATGCCGACGGAAACGTATCGCTGGTGAGCTACTCGAAGTATGCCAATGCCCTCTACGGTGCGCCGGGCAAGGGTAAGAGCGGTAATATCTCGTTTACCCTGGGCAACAACATCGAGATGAAGGTGAAGAGCGATAAGGACTCTACCGGATACAAGAAACTCAGTATCATCGATGCGTTCGACATCAACATGAGTTACAATACCGCAGCCAAGGTTCGCCCTTGGAGCGATATGAATATCAACCTCAGACTGAAGTGGTGGAAGAACTATACCTTCAACATGAACGCTGTGTTTGCCACCTATGCCTACGAGCTGGACGACCAGAACAATGTTTATGTGGGTACCCATACGGAGTGGGGCAAGGGCAGGTTCGGACGATTCCAGGGTATGTCGCAGAACTTCTCGTTCACACTGAACCCGGAGAAGCTGAAGAAACTCTTTGGCGGGGGCGATGATGAGGACGACAAGAAGGACAGCCAGCGCAATGATGATGACGATGAAGGTCTGGATACCGACATCGAGAGCAACGTAGACGACAGCATGGAGAAGGGTAAGACGGCAGCCAAGAAGGGCGGCAAGGCTGAAACGGATTCAGATGGTTATATGGCGTTTAAGATGCCATGGTCGCTGACCTTCGGTTATGGTGTAACGATGCGCGAGGATACGCGAAGAGAGAAGTTCAATGAGAAGACGATGCGCTATGCATACAAGTTTACCCAGACTCTGAACATGAGTGGTAACGTAAGAATCAGTGATGGCTGGAACATCAGTTTCTCATCCGGTTATGATTTTGACAACCACAAGATCAGTATGACCACCGCCAGTCTGGCTCGTGATCTTCACTGTTTTAACATGAGCTGTTCTGTGGTTCTCGCTCCATATACGAGCTACAACTTCACCTTCCGTTGTAACGCAGCCACCCTGACAGATGCGCTGAAATACGACAAGCGCAGCGGTTATTCGAACGCTGTACAATGGTACTAG
- a CDS encoding HDIG domain-containing metalloprotein — translation MNYQAIIDKYYPEDNELRHILITHSQSVARKALQIVSYHPELQLDAQFIEEAAMLHDLGIFMTDAPGIQCFGSQPYICHGRLGAEILRKEGYERHARVCERHTGAGITEAQIIAQNLPLPHQDFLPETMEEKVICYADKFFSKTHLDREKTIEKAEKSLMKFGEEGVKRFQQWERMFE, via the coding sequence ATGAATTATCAAGCTATTATTGATAAGTATTATCCTGAGGATAATGAGCTTCGGCATATCCTCATCACACATAGCCAATCTGTAGCGCGAAAAGCGCTACAGATTGTTTCGTATCATCCCGAATTGCAACTCGATGCCCAGTTTATCGAAGAAGCAGCTATGCTCCACGACCTCGGCATCTTCATGACTGATGCCCCAGGCATACAGTGTTTCGGCTCGCAGCCCTACATCTGCCATGGACGACTGGGAGCAGAAATCCTGCGCAAGGAAGGATATGAGCGACATGCCCGCGTATGTGAGCGCCATACCGGTGCAGGCATCACAGAGGCACAGATCATAGCACAGAACCTGCCCCTGCCACATCAGGATTTCCTGCCGGAAACCATGGAGGAGAAGGTGATTTGCTACGCTGATAAATTCTTCAGCAAAACTCACCTCGACCGGGAAAAAACAATTGAGAAAGCAGAAAAAAGTCTCATGAAGTTCGGAGAGGAAGGAGTAAAACGCTTCCAGCAATGGGAACGCATGTTTGAATAG